Part of the Orcinus orca chromosome 5, mOrcOrc1.1, whole genome shotgun sequence genome, GTTCATTGACATAAGGGTCAACACAGGAGAGCCTATATAAAGGAAGAATATCACAATAAAAGTGTTTGATGTGATTTGATCCACAGAAAACTAACCTAAATAGAAGCCCTATATGAGTCATAGAATGCAGGTTTCCAGCTATGTAGGCCCCTGTGGTCATCTGAATGCAGAGTTCCTTTGACATCCTGGTATGGTACTGCAGAGGGCTGCATATGGCCACATAGTGATCATAGGCCATTACCACCAGAAGAAAGCAGTCTGCAGTTTCAACagtgcaaagaaaataaaactgtgccATGCATTCATAGAGGGAAACCGTTCTGTTTTCAGAAAAGAAGTTCCTTAACATCTTAGGAGTAATGGCACAGGCACAGCAAGAATCCACGAGAGTGGGGTTGCCCAGAAAGATGTACATTGGTGTGCAAAGATGATGCTCTTTTGAAATCAGTATCACCAGGCCAAGAATCCCCACCATGGTGATCAGATACATGGCAAAGAACACCACAAACAGAA contains:
- the LOC101288480 gene encoding LOW QUALITY PROTEIN: olfactory receptor 5K1-like (The sequence of the model RefSeq protein was modified relative to this genomic sequence to represent the inferred CDS: inserted 1 base in 1 codon), giving the protein MAKENHTVKHEFILTGFTDYPELKTLLFVVFFAMYLITMVGILGLVILISKEHHLCTPMYIFLGNPTLVDSCCACAITPKMLRNFFSENRTVSLYECMAQFYFLCTVETADCFLLVVMAYDHYVAICSPLQYHTRMSKELCIQMTTGAYIAGNLHSMTHIGLLFRLVFCGSNHIKHFYCDILPLYRLSCVDPYVNELVLFIFSGSIQVFTIGSVLISYLYILFTIFKMKSKEGRVKAFSSCASHFLSVSLFYGSLXFMYISPNLLEEWDKDIPAAIVFTEVVPLLNPFICSLRNKEVITVLRKILKKKI